In Sphingomonas phyllosphaerae 5.2, the following are encoded in one genomic region:
- a CDS encoding cryptochrome/photolyase family protein, which translates to MTMLIPVLGDQLTHTLASLRDVDRAQAVVVMMEVGDETTYVRHHKKKIALLFAAMRHFAEELRGDGWTVDYVTLDAPGNTHSFTGEVARAAERHAVTAIRTVAGAEFRVRQAQDDWALRTGLPVDILEDDRFVCPLPDFYAWAQGRRAHRMEYFYRDMRRRTGLLMTADGKPVGDKWNYDHDNRDTPPRGVNYPAPERFAPDAITQDVLALVGARFAAHFGDLEPFALPVTRAQALTALDHFIAAALPDFGRYQDAMIAGQDYLFHSSLSLCLNLGLLGPVEVCEAAVAAYDRGDAPLNAVEGFVRQIIGWREYMRGMYWWDMPKLAARNALEATRPLPDFYWTGDTDMRCLAESVGQTKREAYAHHIQRLMVLGNFALLAGIDPKAVSDWFLVVYFDAYEWVEMPNVIGMSQFADGGAIASKPYVSSGAYIDRMSDYCGRCRYDVKKKTGADACPFNALYWDFLARHEKRFAGNARMRNMYATWGRFDDARRAEYRESAAAFLATLVPAGEGWARVGD; encoded by the coding sequence CACGCTCGCTTCCCTGCGCGATGTCGATCGCGCGCAGGCGGTGGTGGTGATGATGGAGGTGGGCGACGAGACCACCTACGTCCGCCACCACAAGAAGAAGATCGCCTTGCTCTTCGCCGCGATGCGCCACTTCGCCGAAGAATTGCGCGGTGACGGGTGGACGGTCGATTACGTGACGCTCGACGCGCCCGGCAACACGCACAGCTTCACCGGCGAGGTCGCGCGCGCCGCCGAGCGGCATGCGGTCACCGCGATCCGCACCGTCGCGGGGGCCGAGTTCCGCGTGCGGCAGGCGCAGGACGACTGGGCGTTGCGCACCGGATTGCCGGTCGACATCCTCGAGGACGATCGCTTCGTCTGCCCGCTGCCGGACTTCTATGCCTGGGCGCAGGGACGCCGCGCGCACCGCATGGAATATTTCTACCGCGACATGCGCCGCCGCACCGGGCTGCTGATGACCGCGGACGGCAAGCCCGTCGGCGATAAATGGAATTACGACCACGACAATCGCGACACGCCGCCGCGCGGGGTGAACTATCCCGCCCCCGAGCGCTTCGCGCCCGACGCGATCACGCAGGACGTGCTGGCGTTGGTCGGCGCGCGCTTCGCCGCCCATTTCGGCGATCTCGAACCGTTCGCGTTGCCGGTGACGCGCGCGCAGGCGCTGACCGCACTCGACCATTTCATCGCCGCGGCGCTGCCCGATTTCGGGCGCTACCAGGATGCGATGATCGCCGGGCAGGATTACCTGTTCCACAGCAGCCTGTCGCTGTGCCTCAACCTCGGGCTGCTCGGGCCGGTCGAGGTGTGCGAGGCGGCGGTCGCGGCCTATGATCGCGGCGACGCGCCGCTGAACGCGGTCGAGGGCTTCGTGCGGCAGATCATCGGCTGGCGCGAATATATGCGCGGCATGTATTGGTGGGACATGCCGAAACTCGCCGCGCGCAACGCGCTGGAGGCGACGCGCCCGCTCCCCGATTTCTACTGGACCGGCGACACCGACATGCGCTGCCTCGCCGAAAGCGTCGGCCAGACCAAGCGCGAGGCCTATGCGCATCACATCCAGCGGCTAATGGTGCTCGGCAATTTCGCGCTGCTGGCGGGCATCGACCCGAAGGCGGTGTCGGACTGGTTCCTGGTCGTCTATTTCGACGCCTACGAATGGGTCGAGATGCCCAATGTGATCGGCATGAGCCAGTTCGCCGACGGCGGCGCGATCGCGTCGAAGCCGTACGTGTCGAGCGGCGCGTATATCGACCGTATGTCCGATTATTGCGGGCGCTGCCGGTACGACGTGAAGAAGAAGACCGGCGCGGACGCATGCCCGTTCAACGCGCTCTACTGGGATTTCCTGGCGCGCCACGAGAAGCGGTTCGCGGGCAATGCGCGGATGCGCAACATGTACGCGACATGGGGCCGCTTCGACGACGCGAGGCGCGCCGAGTACCGCGAGAGCGCCGCGGCGTTCCTCGCCACGCTGGTGCCGGCGGGGGAGGGATGGGCGCGCGTGGGCGATTAA
- a CDS encoding cupin domain-containing protein, protein MAIFNKDMVELAGKNALWQKEVYRDAKVQIVLMSIPAGEEIGLETHRADQTTFIVAGEAKVTIDGHNTTAGPNHLVVVPKGAEHNIVNKGTGDLKLFSVYAPPAEPEGAAFKTKAEAEEAEKGLLAKAADKVKDVIGG, encoded by the coding sequence ATGGCGATCTTCAACAAGGACATGGTCGAACTCGCGGGCAAGAACGCGCTGTGGCAGAAGGAAGTGTACCGCGACGCCAAGGTGCAGATCGTGCTGATGAGCATCCCCGCCGGTGAGGAGATCGGGCTGGAGACGCACCGCGCCGACCAGACCACCTTCATCGTCGCGGGCGAGGCGAAGGTGACGATCGACGGCCACAACACCACCGCCGGCCCCAACCATCTGGTCGTCGTCCCGAAGGGCGCCGAGCACAATATCGTCAACAAGGGCACCGGCGACCTGAAGCTGTTCTCGGTCTACGCCCCACCCGCCGAGCCCGAAGGTGCCGCGTTCAAGACCAAGGCCGAGGCCGAGGAAGCCGAGAAGGGCCTGCTCGCCAAGGCCGCCGACAAGGTGAAGGACGTCATCGGCGGCTGA
- a CDS encoding O-antigen ligase family protein — MNHAATIRASVTRWGLYDWLGVVLGIAMPVIAALLYPTYMHRVSPGWAEWSRLLELPFVVCELAFVHVAVRAGYRDAALWQRLPRDVKAAFALLLVGLTVGSVLVSRKPFDSVLISLITLVHLRFCAAIWFFARAEPVARIRTLFSWLTLGLVALAMLTTWRFQLPPPAASVPGGVIELGSALPGFINVRHFGSWTGAIAAGLMLGLLYGDEGEDHRLASVAYLLAAGLTCWSGTRAAILAMVVVAAVALVSLRRWPERARLVHVAGLSALALGLALPLLPDNPDFYLYASGDAQDANMATGGRLALWHATFARWLDAPLFGWGSGSTFWEVFVGWTHTQPHNAVLQFLISWGVFGAAGALWLLGRAIVATHRTGMDDAALRPLTGMLYSLLFMSLLEGMLHYPRFIMMIAVGFAVLFAAREQRAG, encoded by the coding sequence ATGAACCACGCGGCGACGATCAGGGCATCGGTAACACGCTGGGGCCTCTACGACTGGCTGGGCGTGGTGCTCGGCATCGCGATGCCGGTGATCGCGGCCTTGCTGTATCCGACCTACATGCACCGCGTCAGTCCGGGATGGGCGGAATGGTCGCGGTTGCTCGAGTTGCCGTTCGTCGTGTGCGAGCTGGCGTTCGTGCATGTCGCGGTCCGTGCCGGTTACCGCGATGCCGCGCTCTGGCAGCGATTGCCGCGCGACGTGAAGGCAGCCTTCGCACTGTTGCTGGTCGGCCTGACGGTCGGCAGCGTGTTAGTGTCGAGGAAGCCGTTCGATTCCGTGCTGATCTCGCTCATCACGCTTGTCCATCTGCGTTTCTGCGCGGCGATCTGGTTCTTCGCGCGCGCCGAGCCGGTCGCGCGGATCCGCACGCTGTTCTCGTGGCTGACGCTCGGGCTGGTCGCGCTGGCGATGCTGACGACGTGGCGGTTCCAGCTGCCCCCGCCCGCGGCGAGCGTGCCGGGCGGAGTGATCGAGCTGGGTTCGGCGCTACCCGGGTTCATCAACGTGCGCCATTTCGGATCTTGGACCGGGGCGATCGCGGCCGGGCTGATGCTGGGCTTGCTCTATGGCGATGAGGGGGAGGATCATCGCCTTGCCAGCGTGGCCTATCTGCTGGCGGCGGGGTTGACCTGCTGGTCGGGAACGCGCGCCGCGATTCTCGCGATGGTGGTCGTGGCCGCGGTGGCGCTGGTCAGTCTGCGGCGCTGGCCGGAGCGGGCGCGGCTGGTGCATGTCGCCGGGCTGAGCGCGCTGGCGCTGGGGCTCGCGTTGCCGCTGCTGCCCGACAATCCGGATTTCTATCTCTATGCGAGCGGTGATGCACAGGATGCCAATATGGCCACCGGCGGGCGGCTGGCCTTGTGGCACGCCACGTTCGCGCGTTGGCTGGACGCGCCGCTGTTCGGCTGGGGGTCGGGATCGACCTTCTGGGAAGTGTTCGTTGGCTGGACGCACACGCAGCCGCATAACGCCGTGTTGCAGTTCCTGATCTCGTGGGGCGTCTTCGGTGCGGCGGGCGCGCTGTGGCTGCTCGGCCGCGCGATCGTCGCGACGCATCGCACGGGCATGGACGACGCCGCGCTGCGACCGCTGACCGGCATGCTCTACTCGTTGCTGTTCATGAGCCTGCTGGAGGGCATGCTTCATTACCCGCGCTTCATCATGATGATCGCGGTAGGCTTCGCGGTGCTGTTCGCCGCGCGGGAGCAGCGGGCAGGGTAG
- a CDS encoding amidase, translated as MRHPILSAVLLAVAIPSAASAGRVTVEEASIDALQAQMTAHRASSVTLTRAYLARIAAMDRKGPALASVIALNPAALAQAKALDAERKAGRVRGPLHGVPLLIKDNIETADRTATTAGSLALAGNVTARDAPLVAALRRAGAVILGKTNLSEWANIRSTHSMSGWSATGGLVRNPYALDRTACGSSSGSGAAVAASFAAAAVGTETDGSVVCPSSVNGLVGLKPTLGLIDGARIVPISHSQDTPGPMARSVRDAALLLDAMTGGTHAFAAGLSAGALSGVRVGVIRPKDLRPDLAARFDAAVDVLRAAGAVPVAVVMPDLDGLGAAEQLVLETELKADLDAYLATTPPAVTTRTLAEVIAFNRAHAAEEMPYFAQEFFEAAVKTRGLDDPAYKAARATSLRLAGRQGIDALLAKAGARLLVAPTYGAAWLSDPVYGDQYDGPSAATLPAVAGYPHLTVPMGLVRGLPVGLSFIATKGADATVLGAGYAYEQRAHARVAPRYLPRTEGR; from the coding sequence ATGCGCCATCCGATCCTGTCCGCCGTGCTGCTCGCCGTGGCGATCCCCTCCGCCGCATCCGCCGGCCGCGTCACCGTCGAGGAAGCGTCGATCGACGCACTCCAGGCGCAGATGACCGCGCACAGGGCGAGCAGCGTCACGCTCACCCGCGCCTATCTCGCGCGGATCGCGGCGATGGACCGCAAGGGCCCGGCGCTCGCCAGCGTGATCGCGCTCAACCCCGCTGCGCTGGCGCAGGCCAAGGCGCTGGATGCCGAGCGCAAGGCTGGCCGCGTCCGTGGTCCGCTGCATGGCGTGCCATTGCTCATCAAGGACAATATCGAGACCGCCGATCGCACCGCGACCACCGCCGGCAGCCTCGCGCTCGCCGGCAACGTCACCGCGCGCGACGCCCCGCTGGTCGCCGCATTGCGCCGCGCGGGCGCGGTGATCCTCGGCAAGACCAATCTCTCCGAATGGGCCAACATCCGCTCGACGCACTCGATGAGCGGGTGGAGCGCGACCGGCGGGCTGGTGCGCAATCCCTATGCGCTCGATCGCACCGCCTGCGGTTCTTCGTCGGGATCGGGCGCGGCGGTCGCGGCCAGCTTCGCAGCCGCGGCGGTCGGCACCGAGACCGACGGATCGGTGGTGTGCCCGTCGTCGGTGAACGGGCTGGTCGGGCTGAAGCCGACGCTCGGGCTGATCGACGGCGCGCGGATCGTGCCGATCAGCCACAGCCAGGACACGCCCGGCCCGATGGCGCGCAGCGTGCGCGACGCCGCGCTGCTGCTCGATGCGATGACCGGCGGCACGCACGCCTTCGCGGCGGGGTTGTCCGCCGGCGCGCTGTCCGGCGTGCGCGTCGGGGTGATCCGCCCGAAGGACCTGCGCCCCGATCTCGCCGCACGCTTCGACGCGGCGGTCGACGTGCTGCGCGCGGCGGGCGCGGTGCCGGTCGCGGTGGTGATGCCCGACCTCGACGGGCTCGGCGCGGCCGAACAACTGGTGCTGGAGACCGAACTGAAGGCGGATCTCGACGCCTATCTCGCCACCACCCCGCCCGCGGTGACCACGCGCACGCTGGCGGAGGTGATCGCGTTCAACCGCGCGCACGCGGCCGAGGAGATGCCGTACTTCGCGCAGGAATTCTTCGAGGCGGCGGTGAAGACCAGGGGGCTCGACGACCCGGCGTACAAGGCGGCGCGCGCGACGTCGCTGCGGCTGGCGGGCCGGCAGGGCATCGACGCGCTGCTGGCGAAGGCCGGCGCGCGGCTGCTGGTGGCGCCCACCTACGGCGCGGCGTGGCTGAGCGATCCGGTGTACGGCGACCAATATGACGGCCCGTCCGCCGCCACGCTCCCCGCGGTCGCCGGCTACCCGCACCTGACCGTGCCGATGGGGCTGGTGCGCGGGTTGCCGGTCGGCCTGTCGTTCATCGCGACGAAGGGCGCCGACGCGACGGTGCTGGGCGCCGGCTATGCCTACGAACAGCGCGCGCACGCCCGCGTCGCGCCGCGTTACCTGCCGCGGACGGAGGGACGGTAG